The following coding sequences are from one Saprospiraceae bacterium window:
- a CDS encoding T9SS type A sorting domain-containing protein, whose product MKLKILCICILLTNLLSAQSKIHCGNEIMYDRYHSKYSPIENVYKSLTSEFKNSALPRGGGVLKIPVVFHVLWHLQKPEENLSDKILERQIEILNDAFRARNSDIGQLRSIFQMTPEDAEIEFYIATKNTAGQAQKGIIHKQVTRKFVMDLFGSGINIDMKSSLTGGDNPWDVTKYLNIWTVDMPIEFFGMQSIGIIGFGTPPMNLPNWPQNSLDGIGADGIVMQYQFISDNNPAAENLPSEFDPFKQGKSLVHECGHYLGLRHIWADKGDEITGAPACENSNGVLEDDGIDDTPYCGSSSIDDGCDPEKNSCEFEFPVDFPDMWENYMDYSNDACQVLFTPKQVDFMRMVIMNHRSELVTWDVVATEDSNPEKISIDHNRMDRTIRFQFPQLLQYESLKYSLRDACGNLVFDDQRQISTTEGMIQLPQILSGIYFFSLSDSKHQITKKIIVQ is encoded by the coding sequence ATGAAACTCAAAATTCTATGTATTTGCATCCTTTTGACCAATTTATTGAGTGCACAATCCAAAATTCATTGTGGGAATGAGATCATGTACGACAGGTATCATTCAAAATATTCCCCAATCGAGAATGTCTACAAATCCCTCACTTCCGAATTTAAAAATTCGGCATTGCCGAGAGGAGGAGGAGTGTTAAAAATTCCAGTTGTGTTCCACGTATTGTGGCATCTGCAGAAACCTGAAGAGAATTTGTCAGATAAAATTTTAGAAAGACAAATTGAAATATTGAACGATGCTTTCCGTGCAAGAAATAGCGACATCGGTCAGTTGAGATCCATATTTCAAATGACTCCGGAAGATGCTGAAATTGAATTCTACATTGCAACAAAAAATACTGCGGGCCAAGCGCAAAAAGGTATCATTCACAAGCAAGTCACCAGAAAATTTGTAATGGATCTGTTTGGTTCCGGTATCAACATTGACATGAAATCCTCTCTCACAGGAGGAGATAATCCATGGGATGTGACAAAGTATTTGAACATCTGGACTGTTGACATGCCGATTGAATTTTTTGGAATGCAATCCATCGGAATCATCGGATTCGGAACTCCTCCCATGAATTTACCTAATTGGCCTCAAAATTCTCTCGATGGAATTGGAGCAGATGGTATCGTGATGCAATATCAATTCATCAGCGACAATAATCCTGCTGCCGAAAATTTGCCATCTGAATTTGATCCTTTCAAGCAAGGTAAATCTCTGGTACATGAATGTGGTCACTATCTTGGATTAAGACATATTTGGGCAGACAAAGGAGATGAGATAACCGGAGCTCCCGCTTGCGAAAACTCCAATGGTGTATTAGAAGATGACGGAATAGATGATACTCCATATTGTGGTTCCAGTTCAATTGATGACGGATGCGATCCTGAGAAAAATTCATGCGAATTTGAATTTCCCGTAGATTTTCCGGATATGTGGGAAAATTATATGGACTATTCTAATGATGCCTGTCAAGTTCTTTTTACTCCTAAACAAGTTGATTTTATGAGAATGGTCATCATGAATCACCGGAGCGAATTGGTCACCTGGGACGTTGTAGCTACTGAAGATAGCAATCCGGAAAAAATTTCTATTGATCATAACAGAATGGACAGAACCATCCGATTTCAATTTCCTCAACTACTACAATATGAAAGCTTAAAATATTCTCTCCGCGATGCTTGTGGCAATTTAGTTTTCGATGATCAACGACAAATTTCCACAACAGAAGGGATGATTCAACTCCCTCAGATTTTATCCGGGATTTATTTTTTCTCTTTGAGTGACAGCAAACATCAAATCACAAAA
- a CDS encoding nucleotidyltransferase produces the protein MQKKQPSLLILAAGMGSRYGGLKQLDAFGPNGETIIDYSIYDALLAGFKKITFVIRKSFKDDFINQIGARWQAKADLHYVFQEMDMLPEPFTVPESRTKPWGTGHAVWVAKDAIQEAFGVINADDYYGREALCELYTFLNESKPESYAVVAYALRNTLSENGAVNRGICKVINNKLMRVDECKGIETSPDNGIYYPEQGQIHQLDPQTPVSMNMWGFQSNYFDFAYDFFNEFLKKRIHEKNAEFYIPELIQELIDSQKISVDVIESPSTWFGVTYKEDKEHVQQSFNKMILNGYYPSIIHN, from the coding sequence ATGCAGAAGAAGCAGCCCTCATTACTTATTCTTGCAGCCGGTATGGGAAGCCGTTATGGTGGCTTGAAGCAACTTGATGCTTTTGGGCCTAATGGGGAGACCATCATAGATTATAGCATCTATGACGCACTTTTGGCCGGATTCAAAAAGATCACTTTTGTGATCAGGAAGAGTTTCAAAGACGATTTTATCAATCAGATCGGAGCCCGTTGGCAGGCCAAAGCGGACTTGCATTACGTGTTTCAGGAGATGGACATGCTCCCGGAACCTTTCACAGTGCCTGAATCAAGGACCAAACCCTGGGGAACCGGTCATGCCGTCTGGGTAGCAAAAGATGCGATCCAAGAGGCATTCGGAGTGATCAATGCAGATGATTACTATGGCAGAGAAGCTCTCTGCGAATTGTATACTTTTCTGAATGAATCGAAACCTGAGAGTTATGCTGTGGTCGCTTATGCACTCAGGAACACACTCTCAGAAAACGGAGCAGTAAACCGAGGCATTTGCAAAGTAATCAATAATAAACTCATGAGAGTAGATGAGTGTAAGGGTATTGAGACAAGCCCCGACAACGGTATCTACTATCCTGAGCAAGGCCAAATCCATCAATTAGATCCACAGACGCCTGTGTCAATGAATATGTGGGGCTTCCAATCCAATTATTTCGATTTCGCTTATGATTTTTTTAATGAATTTTTGAAAAAGAGAATTCATGAGAAAAACGCAGAATTTTATATACCTGAACTCATACAAGAGTTGATAGACAGCCAAAAGATCTCTGTAGATGTCATCGAATCTCCTTCAACCTGGTTTGGCGTAACATACAAAGAGGACAAAGAACACGTCCAACAATCATTTAACAAAATGATCCTTAATGGATATTATCCATCAATTATACACAATTAA
- the fahA gene encoding fumarylacetoacetase, with protein sequence MSVPVIIAPEAKSFIPYPIDTDFPVQNLPLGIFSTPHLSPRPCSIIGDKIIHLFELAKDGHLDIHFGKLDCLQHRQLNGVFEFGKSFVRAIRSQLAELFDIKNLDKQESLSKYLIPLEEVQLHLPIRVGDYTDFYSSREHATNVGMMFRDPAHALFPNWLHLPVAYHGRSSSIVVSGTNIQRPYGQIIPGKEEIPITAPSRQLDFELEMAFVIGKDTQMGQSIPIDQAESYIQGLALFNDWSARDIQRWEYVPLGPFLAKNFASTLAPWIVDLDALQAFKVEGPETSVAQQSYLQQTGKNNYDIQLEVRLNGDLICTSNTRYLYWSMAQQLAHHTINGCNIRVADLCASGTISGPDPGSYGSMLELCWKGSKPLRLSNGSLRSFLEDGDELEMTAFAQADAYRIGFGSAKGIISPAQR encoded by the coding sequence ATGTCAGTTCCCGTCATTATTGCTCCAGAGGCTAAGAGTTTCATACCCTACCCGATTGATACAGATTTTCCGGTTCAGAATTTACCATTGGGAATTTTTTCAACTCCTCATCTTTCACCAAGACCTTGCAGCATCATAGGTGACAAAATCATCCATCTGTTTGAACTGGCCAAAGATGGACATCTGGATATTCATTTTGGCAAACTCGACTGTTTGCAACACCGCCAACTCAATGGCGTTTTCGAATTTGGTAAAAGCTTTGTCAGAGCTATCCGCTCTCAATTGGCAGAACTTTTTGACATCAAAAACCTGGACAAACAGGAGAGCTTGAGCAAATATTTGATCCCTCTTGAAGAGGTCCAACTACATTTGCCAATACGAGTGGGTGACTACACAGATTTTTATAGCAGCCGAGAACATGCAACAAATGTTGGGATGATGTTCCGAGATCCGGCACATGCACTTTTTCCAAACTGGTTGCATTTGCCTGTAGCATATCATGGCCGATCTTCCTCTATTGTCGTTTCCGGAACTAATATACAACGTCCCTATGGACAGATAATTCCCGGCAAAGAAGAGATACCCATAACGGCACCCTCCCGCCAACTGGATTTTGAATTGGAGATGGCTTTTGTTATTGGAAAAGACACTCAGATGGGACAATCCATTCCCATAGATCAGGCTGAATCTTATATTCAAGGATTGGCATTATTTAATGATTGGTCTGCACGTGACATCCAACGATGGGAATACGTGCCACTGGGGCCATTTCTCGCTAAGAACTTTGCCTCGACCCTTGCCCCTTGGATCGTGGACCTGGACGCACTGCAGGCTTTTAAAGTAGAGGGACCGGAAACCAGCGTCGCACAACAATCTTATCTTCAACAAACCGGAAAAAACAATTATGACATCCAGCTCGAGGTAAGGCTCAATGGCGACCTGATCTGCACTTCAAACACTCGTTACCTGTATTGGAGCATGGCCCAACAACTGGCTCACCACACCATCAATGGTTGCAACATTCGCGTCGCTGATCTCTGTGCCAGCGGTACAATATCGGGTCCTGACCCGGGATCATACGGCAGTATGTTGGAACTATGCTGGAAAGGCAGCAAACCACTCCGATTGAGTAATGGATCTCTACGCTCATTTCTGGAAGACGGGGACGAACTTGAGATGACTGCTTTTGCACAGGCAGATGCTTACCGAATAGGTTTTGGCTCAGCCAAAGGGATCATCAGTCCGGCACAGCGTTGA
- the kynU gene encoding kynureninase, producing MSNQTISTHTDLSAFKSRFHIPFNSKGEYRYFCGNSLGLQVKSTRNFVLQELDDWAHHGVLGHEQAKYPWVHYHEFLTDRMADVVGALSSEVVVMNTLTVNLHLMMVSFYRPTKKRYKIIMEASAFPSDRYAVESQIRFHGFDPADALLILKPSPGETIISDQEIAHFIKVNGEETALILIGSVNYYSGQAYPLADIVRWGQAQGSMVGFDLAHGAGNLRLRLHDDGPDFAVWCSYKYLNSGPGSLASCFVHSRHHGQFDIPRFAGWWGHDKATRFKMSDQLQLMPGAEGWQLSNPPILPMACMMASLEVFAEAGMDQLRKRSLELSNYFLHRINGIAHPAIQIITPQENERKGCQISLRIKNADKSLYNEISAKNIIADWREPDVIRVAPVPLYNDESDIDAFCDVLRESLLYEGKSS from the coding sequence ATGTCCAATCAAACTATTTCGACTCATACTGACTTAAGTGCCTTTAAGTCCAGATTTCACATCCCCTTCAATTCAAAAGGTGAATACCGTTATTTTTGTGGAAATTCTCTGGGTCTACAGGTAAAAAGCACGCGAAATTTTGTTTTACAAGAGCTGGACGATTGGGCCCATCACGGTGTATTGGGGCATGAACAGGCGAAGTATCCTTGGGTACACTACCATGAATTTCTTACGGATCGTATGGCTGATGTTGTTGGTGCTTTAAGTTCAGAAGTGGTGGTAATGAATACACTCACCGTCAATCTGCATCTCATGATGGTCAGTTTTTACAGACCTACCAAAAAAAGATACAAAATCATCATGGAGGCAAGTGCTTTTCCTTCAGATCGATATGCGGTGGAGTCGCAGATTAGATTTCATGGTTTCGACCCTGCTGATGCACTGCTAATTCTTAAACCTTCTCCCGGAGAAACGATCATTTCAGATCAGGAAATCGCACATTTCATCAAAGTCAATGGAGAGGAGACAGCACTGATCTTGATTGGCTCTGTAAATTACTACAGCGGACAAGCTTATCCATTGGCAGACATAGTGCGCTGGGGACAAGCCCAGGGCTCAATGGTAGGATTTGATCTGGCGCATGGAGCTGGCAATCTGAGACTCAGACTTCACGATGATGGACCGGATTTTGCAGTTTGGTGCAGCTATAAATACCTCAACTCAGGTCCGGGGAGTCTGGCATCCTGCTTTGTCCATAGTAGACACCATGGGCAGTTTGACATACCTAGATTTGCAGGCTGGTGGGGCCACGATAAGGCCACTCGTTTCAAGATGTCGGACCAACTTCAGTTGATGCCGGGTGCTGAAGGCTGGCAACTCAGCAATCCGCCTATATTGCCAATGGCCTGCATGATGGCTAGTCTTGAAGTATTTGCAGAAGCAGGTATGGACCAACTCAGGAAAAGGTCACTCGAACTGTCCAATTATTTCCTTCACCGGATAAATGGCATAGCACATCCCGCCATTCAAATCATCACGCCTCAAGAAAACGAAAGAAAAGGTTGCCAGATTTCTCTCAGGATCAAAAATGCCGACAAGAGTCTTTACAACGAAATATCGGCTAAAAATATCATCGCCGATTGGAGAGAACCGGACGTCATTCGAGTAGCTCCGGTCCCGCTCTACAACGATGAATCCGATATAGATGCTTTTTGTGACGTGCTCAGAGAGAGCTTACTCTACGAAGGAAAGAGTAGCTGA
- a CDS encoding T9SS type A sorting domain-containing protein translates to MKKIGIIFKVNVTLVAILILTNTSSLRGQAFQCGTTSSASDPGPNQGSGNCLETFEGLSAKCIEIQIHLINNTNNPMQDIPDELIVQFIEQVNLIFGDSKIRFSLGSNCPHRTAIPSITNDVIFKNKVGEPINFNPDPDLAWDFDAINVFFFQKELGNGAAYARFIEYPYVYLGGFDGLLSFKTAAHELGHTLSLIHTHGGGDVGIISNSLSWECKDGSNWDSTGDKIMDTPADPLSQDVNPADGLPDAKLNCDENPPANVKDICMDATTPWHVPFHNVMSYYFCPPYEFSTCQKVAMHNRLELVSKLKLDCSEDLYNDPPCADIEISQNTKWSNLVIHMCPGQRIIILPNVTLTIENCTITKGDKQAPNPNCPTLVNNGAWDGIYLGDVSVGPGFNFGLVVPGYSGNNLIIRSGSRIEYSKNGIVGNRNFGNILVENSTFEHNGRIAKLSGSGNLNINNSTLKVDKPSDIFHLKIYKDQIHCIKSGVSLYNTNFEIVEQSTSVIGINSINGRVSTNKSTFKNFNIGIFKDLGGSLSVFDCDFLSCYDFGIKNMCNSVVVKKSYADCTIGSFGVALGTYYNNHFKDDLVLNNVQKSNKISENYFTSQINEAIICLTKDNALSDAVCNTWKGSIAVESDASKTPMDWGNEDLPSGNRWTASGVPPTMSSEISITNWEKPNDPSYIFNYLSKFYGDKSISNTVLCAYPPAPLQGSNPPGGSTGGGDQISVDWQALDAAWTGYRQQINALQASLSDQGSAQDTALLLQIEDLQVAMGQVVNEGLQAIHQASDIQTMTTWMNRAGTEASLYISMMNALLASDWTQATSIAAVQTSDDINVLTDKLQLMSIINYLSALHANGVALAGLDTVQLNHLIDLSDDSFGDYTACVRTLINLLYDIQVSDPLLQNRSRGLQSPGKTKLSANDKSLIIYPNPTSGVLQLSYPVLSVLHLELIDAKGRVLIERKNFQGKDLDISSLSSGTYYLRYKLGEVGKSEIQTIVKMY, encoded by the coding sequence ATGAAAAAAATCGGAATTATTTTTAAAGTCAATGTTACATTAGTTGCAATATTGATATTAACGAACACTTCTTCACTTCGTGGCCAGGCTTTCCAATGTGGCACTACATCCTCGGCATCTGACCCTGGACCAAATCAAGGATCAGGAAACTGCCTTGAAACATTTGAAGGTTTGAGTGCCAAATGTATAGAGATCCAGATACATCTGATCAATAATACGAACAATCCGATGCAAGACATTCCGGATGAGTTAATTGTGCAATTTATTGAACAGGTGAATTTGATATTTGGCGATTCTAAAATTCGCTTTTCGCTTGGAAGTAACTGTCCGCACAGAACTGCTATACCTTCTATCACCAATGATGTGATATTCAAAAACAAAGTCGGAGAACCTATAAATTTTAATCCGGATCCTGATTTAGCTTGGGATTTCGATGCGATCAACGTCTTTTTTTTCCAAAAGGAGTTGGGAAATGGTGCAGCATATGCTCGGTTTATTGAATATCCATATGTTTATTTGGGAGGATTTGACGGATTATTAAGTTTTAAAACTGCAGCACACGAATTAGGGCATACTTTATCTCTTATCCACACCCATGGAGGGGGAGATGTTGGGATTATCTCAAACTCATTGTCATGGGAATGTAAAGATGGTTCAAATTGGGATTCGACGGGTGATAAAATTATGGATACACCGGCTGATCCGCTTTCGCAAGACGTAAATCCTGCAGATGGACTACCGGATGCGAAATTAAATTGTGATGAAAATCCTCCTGCTAATGTAAAAGACATATGTATGGATGCCACAACGCCATGGCATGTACCTTTTCACAATGTGATGAGTTATTACTTTTGTCCACCTTATGAATTTTCTACTTGTCAAAAAGTAGCAATGCACAACCGATTGGAACTTGTTTCTAAGCTCAAGTTGGATTGCAGTGAAGACTTGTACAACGACCCTCCATGCGCTGACATTGAGATAAGTCAAAATACAAAATGGTCTAACCTAGTCATTCATATGTGCCCAGGCCAAAGGATCATCATCCTTCCTAATGTCACTTTGACTATCGAAAATTGTACCATTACAAAAGGCGATAAGCAAGCACCAAATCCCAATTGTCCCACTCTCGTGAATAATGGAGCATGGGATGGTATTTATTTGGGCGATGTTTCTGTTGGTCCGGGCTTTAATTTTGGCTTGGTAGTACCTGGTTATTCAGGAAACAATCTCATCATCAGATCCGGTTCCAGAATCGAGTACTCAAAAAATGGAATAGTCGGAAATAGAAATTTCGGCAATATTTTGGTAGAGAACTCTACATTTGAGCATAATGGTAGGATAGCTAAACTAAGTGGCAGTGGCAATCTCAATATTAACAATTCAACCCTGAAAGTTGACAAGCCATCTGATATATTTCATCTTAAAATTTATAAAGATCAGATCCATTGTATTAAGTCAGGCGTGTCACTTTATAATACCAATTTTGAGATAGTAGAACAAAGTACGAGTGTTATTGGGATCAACTCCATTAACGGGAGGGTCTCGACAAATAAATCTACTTTTAAAAACTTTAACATTGGTATTTTTAAAGATCTTGGAGGCTCTCTTAGTGTATTCGATTGCGACTTTCTCTCATGCTACGATTTTGGCATAAAAAACATGTGTAACTCTGTAGTTGTAAAGAAGAGTTATGCTGACTGTACAATTGGTTCCTTTGGGGTGGCCTTGGGAACATATTATAACAATCATTTTAAAGATGATCTGGTGCTGAATAATGTACAAAAGTCAAACAAAATTTCCGAAAATTATTTTACCAGCCAAATCAATGAAGCTATCATCTGTCTGACAAAGGACAATGCTCTGTCTGATGCTGTATGCAATACCTGGAAAGGATCAATTGCCGTGGAATCAGATGCATCAAAGACGCCTATGGATTGGGGAAATGAAGATCTACCAAGCGGTAACCGATGGACGGCTTCAGGTGTACCTCCCACTATGAGCAGTGAGATTAGTATAACTAATTGGGAGAAACCAAATGATCCTTCTTATATTTTTAATTATTTGAGCAAATTTTATGGAGATAAAAGTATTTCAAATACAGTGCTTTGTGCCTATCCACCCGCTCCATTACAGGGCTCAAATCCTCCAGGTGGTTCGACCGGTGGAGGAGATCAGATCAGTGTAGATTGGCAAGCTTTGGATGCAGCTTGGACGGGATACCGGCAGCAGATCAATGCTCTACAAGCATCTCTGTCCGATCAAGGATCCGCACAGGATACAGCTTTATTGCTCCAGATTGAGGACTTGCAAGTAGCGATGGGTCAAGTGGTCAACGAAGGCCTCCAAGCGATCCATCAAGCATCGGATATCCAGACGATGACGACTTGGATGAACAGAGCAGGTACTGAAGCCTCATTGTATATCTCCATGATGAATGCATTATTGGCATCTGACTGGACGCAGGCAACATCAATCGCTGCTGTACAAACATCGGATGATATCAATGTGCTGACAGACAAGTTGCAATTGATGAGTATCATCAACTACCTCTCAGCATTACATGCAAACGGAGTAGCATTGGCTGGACTTGATACAGTTCAACTCAATCATCTGATAGACCTTAGTGACGACAGCTTTGGAGATTATACGGCATGTGTCCGTACTTTGATCAATCTGCTATATGATATTCAGGTATCAGACCCTTTGCTCCAGAATCGATCGAGAGGGCTTCAGTCTCCCGGAAAAACTAAACTATCTGCAAATGATAAATCCCTGATCATCTATCCCAATCCTACGAGTGGAGTTCTTCAGCTCAGTTATCCTGTATTAAGTGTTTTGCATCTGGAACTTATTGATGCCAAAGGAAGGGTGCTGATTGAACGAAAAAATTTTCAAGGCAAGGATTTGGACATTAGTTCGTTATCATCAGGGACTTATTACCTCAGATATAAGTTGGGTGAAGTGGGCAAATCCGAGATACAAACTATAGTGAAAATGTATTGA
- a CDS encoding T9SS type A sorting domain-containing protein encodes MKQFFTFILILISFHSYLNAQYFSKIYDHEPKGQCQHYFVIPQGDSIYVLGDYIDSARAAIRPFRAIFDYEGYRIAFDTLWDEKYKKHFNMSKGDFFAIKNDSVIYFMTRRVIDDQSELENYIIELNLRSAEIVNSCYFKNDDIGLLSDLRYDMRNERLIAASFSFDQTNKIEILELNSNLELIKRIKVIDSNYTHIWPDFVQKKAEDYIIVGSSGKAPDLVGTRRLMRLECDSVGKILRYKRLASSVPVSTWIYTNKYIHQRSDGDFVMTPTLLVKNIDTNILNSNNAFPHPVRASPDFDTVRWELKMYSEPYLRLPRNYFQAMIPVNHDSAYIALGHDIDTLSGNCVLYKFSAVGDSLWYKRIIPGDARRDSLSFVPSYHIAQSPGGGILVVGSIHDERIGKIRAYMMYLDEEGCLVPGCNETTSSEQVEKNRERFFRIHPNPVSDQLYLLSHYEGEEVIHLNFYTIDGVLVCSRSYHNRKYDQVFWSLDDLNTGSYVIQITDHKGRVLQTEKLIIAR; translated from the coding sequence ATGAAGCAATTTTTCACATTCATATTGATACTTATATCTTTTCATTCCTACCTGAATGCACAGTACTTCAGCAAGATCTACGACCACGAGCCCAAAGGACAGTGTCAGCATTATTTTGTGATACCGCAAGGAGATAGTATCTATGTGTTGGGAGACTATATCGACTCTGCACGGGCTGCTATACGACCGTTCAGGGCAATATTTGACTACGAGGGCTATCGAATCGCATTTGACACCCTGTGGGATGAGAAATACAAGAAACATTTTAATATGTCAAAAGGCGATTTTTTTGCCATCAAAAATGACAGTGTCATTTATTTCATGACCCGAAGGGTCATTGATGACCAGAGTGAATTGGAAAATTATATCATAGAACTCAATCTGCGCTCTGCAGAAATAGTGAACTCCTGTTATTTCAAAAACGATGACATTGGATTGCTGTCTGATCTGAGATACGATATGAGGAATGAAAGACTTATAGCTGCAAGTTTTTCATTCGACCAGACCAATAAGATAGAAATTTTGGAATTGAACAGTAATCTGGAATTAATCAAAAGAATAAAAGTAATAGATTCCAATTATACACATATATGGCCTGATTTTGTTCAAAAAAAAGCAGAAGATTACATTATCGTTGGTAGCAGTGGAAAGGCCCCCGACCTCGTAGGTACCAGGAGATTAATGCGACTTGAATGTGATAGCGTAGGCAAGATACTTAGGTACAAAAGACTCGCGAGCTCAGTACCTGTTTCTACCTGGATATATACCAATAAATATATCCACCAGAGGTCAGACGGTGACTTTGTGATGACACCAACACTTCTGGTCAAGAATATTGATACAAACATTCTCAATAGTAATAACGCTTTTCCTCATCCGGTCAGAGCGAGTCCGGATTTTGATACTGTGAGATGGGAGCTAAAAATGTACTCTGAGCCATATCTTCGATTACCCAGAAATTATTTTCAGGCGATGATTCCGGTCAATCACGACTCGGCGTATATTGCGCTGGGTCACGATATTGACACTTTATCCGGAAACTGCGTATTGTATAAGTTCAGTGCTGTGGGAGACAGCCTCTGGTACAAGCGGATCATCCCGGGAGATGCCAGGAGAGACAGCTTATCATTTGTACCATCATACCATATCGCTCAGAGTCCCGGAGGCGGGATACTGGTGGTAGGCTCCATCCATGATGAGCGGATCGGTAAAATCAGGGCATACATGATGTATCTGGACGAAGAGGGATGTCTGGTGCCTGGATGCAACGAGACTACGTCCTCTGAGCAAGTGGAGAAGAACAGGGAGCGTTTTTTTCGGATTCATCCCAATCCGGTATCTGACCAACTCTACCTGCTATCACATTATGAGGGAGAGGAAGTCATACACTTGAATTTCTATACGATAGACGGAGTATTGGTATGCAGTAGATCGTATCATAACAGGAAGTATGATCAGGTATTCTGGAGTCTGGATGATCTGAACACAGGTAGCTATGTCATACAGATCACAGACCATAAAGGGCGTGTATTGCAAACCGAAAAACTGATCATTGCAAGATAA
- a CDS encoding response regulator: protein MSSVSETAHKVLIVDDDPYILMSLDYLMKTNGYEVFVARNGTEALQSISDHLPALVLLDIMMPDVDGYAICSSIKSNPVTSHIKVVFMSAKTRPADIRKAYDLDAVHYVTKPFSTRELLKSINEILA, encoded by the coding sequence ATGAGTTCAGTGTCTGAAACAGCTCATAAAGTATTGATAGTCGATGATGATCCTTATATCCTGATGTCGCTGGATTATTTAATGAAGACGAATGGATATGAAGTCTTTGTCGCTCGCAATGGAACCGAAGCATTGCAAAGTATATCTGATCATCTGCCCGCCTTGGTTCTTTTAGACATCATGATGCCGGATGTGGATGGATATGCCATTTGTAGCAGTATAAAATCAAATCCGGTGACAAGCCATATCAAGGTGGTTTTTATGAGTGCAAAAACGCGGCCTGCAGACATCAGAAAGGCATACGATCTCGATGCAGTACATTATGTCACCAAACCCTTTAGTACAAGAGAGTTATTAAAGAGTATCAATGAAATTTTAGCTTAA